A stretch of DNA from Nocardioides sp. Arc9.136:
CCTCCTTGAACGCCGGGTGCTTCTCGGCCAGCGACTTGGCGTCGCCCAGGCCGCCGAGCGGGCTCCAGGGGAGGAACGCCAGGCCGAGCTCCTCGCACACGTCGATCTCGGGGCGGCTGGAGCGGAACGCCGGGGAGAACTGGTTCTGCACGCTCACCAGCGCACCGCCGAGCACCTGGTGCGCGGCACGGATCTGGTCGGGGTCGGCGTTCGAGAGGCCGACCATCCGCACCTTCCCGCTGTCGGCGATCTCCTTGAGCGTCCCGATGACCTCGTCGTACGGCACCGCCGGGTCGGGCCGGTGGTGCTGCCACAGCGCGATCTGCTCGACCCCGAGCCGCTGGAGGCTGGCGTCGACCGCCTGCCGGAGGTGCTCGGGGGAGCTGTCGGTGTCCCAGCCGCCGCCCTCGGTGCGGACGTGCCCGCCCTTGGTGGCGAGCAGGACCTGGCTGCGCACGCCGAGCTCGTCGAGCAGGCCGGCGACCAGCCGCTCGTTGGCGCCCTGGGCGTCCGCGCCCTTCTCCTCGCCCGGCCCGTAGGCGTCGGCGGTGTCGAAGAGCGTGACGCCCGCGTCGAGCGCCGCCCGCACGGTGTCGGCGAGCTGCTCGCGCGGCTGGCTCCCGGACTGGTCGAAGGTCATCAGCCCGAGGCCGATGGCCCCGACCTGCACCTGGCCGACGTGGTCGTTGCCGATCGCTCGTGTCCTCACCGCGCCCAAGTGCCCCGTGGGGACGGTGGTGAAACGGGGGTCACGACGCGGACCGCGCGGGGTACGGGCACCGGGTGGAACGGATCTCCCCCACCCTGCTCAGCTGGGCGTCGGTGCTCGAGGAGGGCACGCGCGCCCAGGCCGTCACGACCGCGTCCATGCCGTTCATCCATCCGCACGTCGCCCTGATGCCCGACGCCCACCTCGGGCTCGGCGCCACCGTGGGGTCGGTCATCCCGACCAAGGGCGCGATCATCCCGGCCGCCGTCGGCGTCGACATCGGCTGCGGGATGATC
This window harbors:
- a CDS encoding aldo/keto reductase, translating into MRTRAIGNDHVGQVQVGAIGLGLMTFDQSGSQPREQLADTVRAALDAGVTLFDTADAYGPGEEKGADAQGANERLVAGLLDELGVRSQVLLATKGGHVRTEGGGWDTDSSPEHLRQAVDASLQRLGVEQIALWQHHRPDPAVPYDEVIGTLKEIADSGKVRMVGLSNADPDQIRAAHQVLGGALVSVQNQFSPAFRSSRPEIDVCEELGLAFLPWSPLGGLGDAKSLAEKHPAFKEVADARGVSAQQVALAWELAQSPVVIPIPGAKRPQSITDSAAAAELELTDDELSRLNAD